The following proteins are encoded in a genomic region of Triticum dicoccoides isolate Atlit2015 ecotype Zavitan chromosome 1B, WEW_v2.0, whole genome shotgun sequence:
- the LOC119315023 gene encoding probable leucine-rich repeat receptor-like protein kinase At1g35710: MQTLGSKTLSCSTPLFYLCCLLLVSCLFLLEEAHAARHGGISLRSQHTALLNWKAALATPPLQMSSWQENTSPCNWTGIMCMAVRHGRHMPWAVTNISLPDADIHGQLGELNFSALPFLAYIDLQNNSLHGALPASIGSLSALSVLNLPYNQLTGKIPAQIGDLQSLRLLELSFNKFTGHIPTSLGNLTMLTDLLIHQNMVSGPIPEEIGRLVNLQNLQLSNSTLSGLIPKTLGNLSQLNALCLFGNQLSGTIPQELGRLVHLQILELNSNDFSGPIPISITNLTMMSTLYLFENEITGPIPPELGNLAVLNQLALFTNQITGIIPPELGNLTMLNLLFLSTNQITGPIPSELGYLLNLESLALSSNQIFGSIPSNLGNITKLEILHLFRNQITGSIP; the protein is encoded by the coding sequence atgcaaacactaggcagcaaaaCGCTATCTTGCTCAACACCTTTGTTCTACCTCTGCTGCCTACTGCTGGTCTCATGCCTTTTTCTCTTGGAAGAAGCACATGCGGCACGCCATGGAGGGATCTCACTCAGGTCTCAACACACGGCCCTCCTCAACTGGAAAGCTGCACTTGCAACCCCACCGCTGCAGATGAGCTCTTGGCAGGAAAACACTAGCCCATGCAACTGGACGGGCATCATGTGCATGGCTGTTCGCCATGGCCGCCACATGCCCTGGGCGGTGACCAACATCTCTCTGCCTGATGCTGATATCCATGGCCAGCTTGGTGAGCTCAATTTCTCGGCTCTTCCATTCCTTGCATATATTGACCTTCAAAACAACAGTCTCCATGGTGCACTGCCTGCTAGTATCGGCTCACTGTCAGCACTTTCGGTACTTAACCTTCCCTACAACCAGCTCACAGGGAAAATTCCTGCTCAAATTGGTGACCTGCAAAGTCTCAGGCTTCTTGAGCTCTCATTTAACAAATTCACAGGGCATATCCCTACATCTCTGGGTAACCTAACAATGTTAACTGATCTTCTCATTCACCAAAACATGGTATCAGGTCCCATTCCTGAGGAGATTGGAAGACTTGTCAACCTACAAAATCTACAACTAAGCAACAGCACCTTAAGCGGTTTGATACCTAAAACCCTTGGAAATCTGAGCCAACTAAATGCATTATGCCTGTTTGGTAATCAACTTTCAGGGACTATACCCCAAGAACTAGGCAGGCTAGTCCATTTGCAAATTCTTGAGCTTAATTCAAATGATTTTTCAGGTCCAATTCCAATCTCCATAACCAATCTCACAATGATGAGCACACTTTATCTCTTTGAAAATGAAATCACAGGTCCAATACCCCCAGAACTAGGCAACCTCGCTGTGCTAAACCAACTTGCTCTCTTCACAAATCAAATAACAGGTATAATACCCCCAGAACTAGGCAACCTCACTATGCTCAATTTACTTTTTCTCAGTACaaatcaaatcacaggcccaataCCTTCAGAATTGGGCTACTTGCTGAATCTCGAGAGTTTAGCCTTGTCCAGTAACCAAATATTTGGCTCTATTCCTAGCAACTTAGGAAATATAACCAAACTAGAAATACTACACCTCTTTCGAAATCAGATAACCGGTTCCATTCCCTGA